One segment of Perognathus longimembris pacificus isolate PPM17 chromosome 26, ASM2315922v1, whole genome shotgun sequence DNA contains the following:
- the Csrnp1 gene encoding cysteine/serine-rich nuclear protein 1 yields the protein MKRKLDQLEEDGDPSSCSSSSSSSGCVSLRSCSSTSSISPVWDSDEEGPWVRGPQPDRDVCSPKSFTPLSILKRTPQKRTGRVAFDGVTVFYFPRCQGFTSVPSRGGCTLGMASRHHASRRFSLAEFTHEQARVRREKLRQRLREEKLEAQRQKLSAAGASSEEGSNPQPAPDAVDEAWLEEALAAAVAGGRLEEEVFLQAHPARRRRALLRAAGVRRIDREEKRELRALRRAREDCGCRCARACDPETCSCSRAGIRCQMDHTSFPCGCSKEGCANPEGRVEFNQARVQTHFVHTLARLQLERARGALGETETPDGGHPPGAEEPAALLPPFLGGSSSSNNDVGDHSCSSSDMTDSSTASSFSSSMGEPQDEHPNLSPALPASSFQPGVDPELWGEEEEEEEITHPDRLDHLSYFHLSDVFEAGSASGHWTHSYTGSNLPSGILDENANLDAASFLLHGGGGSSGLGDDPRPPGAPTPSAMDDAPQSPTAQLGCDSLGWLQTLPDYSLGPHYPSPKMPDGPECLHGAPPGCSPSGDLSHSFLESLLGFSEPATDATSPFGDSQFENGSATPSLVEPVPV from the exons ATGAAGAGGAAACTGGACCAGTTAGAGGAAGACGGGGACCCTtcatcctgctcttcctcctcttcctcctccggcTGCGTCTCTCTCCGTTCCTGCTCCTCGACGTCTTCCATCTCCCCTGTCTGGGACTCCGACGAGGAGGGGCCATGGGTTCGGGGACCCCAGCCGGATCGGGATGTGTGCAGCCCCAAAAGTTTCACCC cTCTCTCCATCCTCAAGCGGACTCCCCAGAAACGCACGGGCCGGGTGGCCTTTGATGGCGTCACCGTCTTCTACTTCCCCCGGTGCCAGGGTTTCACCAGCGTGCCCAGCCGGGGCGGCTGCACCCTGGGCATGGCGTCCCGCCACCACGCCTCCCGCCGCTTCTCCTTGGCCGAGTTCACCCACGAGCAAGCTCGGGTGCGGCGGGAGAAGCTCCGCCAGCGACTGAGGGAAGAAAAGCTGGAGGCGCAGAGGCAGAAG ctgtcCGCAGCCGGTGCGTCGTCGGAGGAAGGCTCGAACCCGCAGCCGGCGCCGGACGCGGTGGACGAGGCGTGGCTGGAGGAGGCcctggcggcggcggtggcgggcggccggctggaggaggaggtcttCCTGCAGGCGCACCCGGCCCGCCGGCGCCGGGCCCTGCTGCGGGCGGCCGGGGTGCGCAGGATCGACCGCGAGGAGAAGCGCGAGCTGCGCGCCCTGCGCCGCGCCCGCGAGGACTGCGGCTGCCGCTGCGCGCGCGCCTGCGACCCCGAGACCTGCAGCTGCAGCCGCGCCGGCATCCGGTGCCAG aTGGACCACACGTCCTTCCCCTGCGGCTGTTCCAAGGAGGGCTGCGCCAACCCCGAGGGCCGCGTGGAGTTCAACCAGGCCCGGGTTCAGACTCACTTCGTCCACACCCTGGCCCGGCTCCAGCTCGAGCGAGCCCGGGGGGCCTTGGGGGAGACGGAGACCCCCGATGGCGGCCACCCCCCCGGCGCTGAGGAGCCGGCCGCCCTTCTCCCTCCGTTCCTggggggcagcagcagcagcaacaacgaTGTCGGGGACCACAGTTGCAGCAGCAGCGACATGACGGATTCCTCCAccgcctcctctttctcctccagcATGGGGGAGCCCCAGGACGAGCACCCCAACCTTTCTCCGGCCCTTCCTGCCTCCAGCTTCCAACCCGGCGTGGACCCCGAGctgtggggggaggaagaggaggaagaggaaatcaCCCACCCAGACCGTTTGGATCACCTCAGCTACTTCCACCTATCTGATGTCTTCGAGGCTGGCAGCGCCAGTGGCCACTGGACCCACAGCTACACGGGTTCGAATCTCCCCTCGGGGATCTTGGATGAAAATGCCAATCTGGACGCCGCCAGCTTCCTCCTCCACGGCGGCGGCGGGTCCAGCGGTTTGGGGGACGATCCTCGCCCGCCTGGGGCTCCCACACCATCCGCCATGGACGACGCCCCCCAGAGCCCCACGGCCCAGCTCGGCTGTGACTCGCTGGGGTGGCTACAGACGCTGCCCGATTACAGCTTGGGGCCTCATTATCCGTCCCCCAAAATGCCCGACGGCCCGGAATGCCTCCACGGGGCCCCGCCTGGCTGCTCTCCATCCGgggacttgagccatagctttctAGAATCGCTCCTGGGCTTCTCTGAGCCGGCCACAGACGCTACGTCGCCATTCGGGGACAGTCAGTTTGAGAACGGGAGTGCCACCCCATCGCTGGTGGAGCCGGTGCCCGTGTGA